A segment of the Agrobacterium tumefaciens genome:
CCGAATACATAGCCCAGCGAGAGCGCAGACAGCAAAAGATGCACAACCAGAAGTATGAAATTCCGCACTGTTGCGCCTCCGTCGGAGAGGATCGACAGGATGCCGCCGAAGACAGCAAGTGTGAAGGCCGCGCCAAATGCGAGATAGACCATAGGCTGTGCGAGCAGCAATGCAGCCGCGCCCAGACCAAGGTAAAATCCGGCGAGTGAGGAGCGGACCAGCATATAACCGTCCTTGCGCTCACTTGCGGACTGAAGACCGAACACGCGGAGCGTGACGCCTGGAGCAAACATGAAGACGAGGCCGATCAGCACCGAAAGCGCAGCCGCGCCAAATGCCAGTTGCTCGCCGAATTCCGTCGGAAAATAAAACTCCATCTTGCTCCCCAAATCACCTGTGCCCCGTTGCCTTATGGCATGGTCACGACCGCAGGAAAACGGTTCCGGTACGAAAGTTCAAAGGAAACTTTGCGGATCGATATCGAGCTGGACATGAATGCTGCCGCGCTCCTTCGGACCATTCGTCAGCAAGGTGCGCAAGAAAGATTGCATGTCGGAGTTACGACGGCCATGCACCAATAGTCGGAAACGGTATCGTCCACGGATCAGCGCCAACGGTGCTTCT
Coding sequences within it:
- a CDS encoding DUF4345 domain-containing protein; this translates as MEFYFPTEFGEQLAFGAAALSVLIGLVFMFAPGVTLRVFGLQSASERKDGYMLVRSSLAGFYLGLGAAALLLAQPMVYLAFGAAFTLAVFGGILSILSDGGATVRNFILLVVHLLLSALSLGYVFGLV